One Misgurnus anguillicaudatus chromosome 20, ASM2758022v2, whole genome shotgun sequence DNA segment encodes these proteins:
- the LOC129454849 gene encoding KAT8 regulatory NSL complex subunit 1 — translation MYYYCNRNKMSASAAGPGAESCGAGCPHSASRCCGGGGCGEPVSGDGSSAAAATATSAAPAQSSDRESSVAEAQAFREWEDVTSVDADPTQKMNDEGFFANGTADITREADERADSVKYGRGRFSRQSAGVREGNSINIDHGEALGLRHGGERRCFMSAMTRRDERRASARLPPVRTGRTQRGQAPRAETEGAMMTAAARCGHEPAFIKRRGCSFTRASKRVCFSGISSVRYCGSSDAKTRVGYNGDAHVKGSAGTTDAFKSGRQVDTPENRRGSLRRVQCEKDKIHFTPCLPDAGGHSTENTKLPTCRTSKGRVRLYRVRSFLASSANHHNNNGVSGNGGPHVCINNNPSPHPPLQAPVPENDQEQSRQCGPVKSPLCPFAITSSHSEITQIEDGPPNGEESPFDQNTTSTQVTGLSLNTEAPLGTEGPSTEQIETVKDEAKRRQAELEVRTDDLLRRLQAVQVKQVERHVTQQLCGLYNSPGLNCTRRPTALSRNSAELSRLARSCSEILRTAESALDSDHTASSSGGDSDSEEDDALERGGRHLGPLPTKSIVRGKEWQWVESRAWLGSRWVWLQTQVSELEYRIRALTELYTHLRQGKLRSSYSQPETPLRASNPSPTSNNCKLSSVGDPKKLNTEDTCNPQTVPSPPSSAARVRPLLRQRRHKLIRLEDCTALRSKAVSLPCSCEPPAVCVRCAGAPPCAPSEKEKGVCMRPAWLDMSVHPVLSMSSDSPIALHCGKHPLVGHQSYNSVPWTNASTASSWLGRRGQGRVGRVRRRFCPRPPNALPPLYNTPGGSSCRSQRGVFGPNCLPQRAIDLPTLPSIPPATDTPAQPLRRRRTESSFDIDNLVMPLGLAGLGARVQRLQYKEIITPSWRELDSLVGVSKNQEEPQAESFNNTNHQPSGDELENEEEVEDLSDAVFLSRHAVCESRERSRWGSWARRRRRGRSSSSYHGDGKNSRGLDQTPGSPDSRQSHFTEDDVSPCSPFCTGAEDPFSQAEDEQQAVLPWERRLFPIQESELQWLQEEEEPDEDPCTTSGRSQSTDSGISMGSLELSPRTPQPSQQHSGTDQTTPHTLSYKPASPTTVSTAQDSHTRTLSLYSS, via the exons ATGTATTATTATTGTAATCGGAATAAAATGAGCGCTAGTGCAGCCGGGCCTGGAGCGGAGAGTTGCGGGGCCGGGTGTCCGCATAGCGCCAGCCGCTGCTGCGGGGGAGGAGGCTGCGGAGAGCCCGTCAGCGGTGACGGAAGCTCGGCCGCTGCGGCTACAGCCACCAGCGCTGCCCCAGCACAGAGCTCAGACAGGGAGAGCAGCGTAGCTGAGGCCCAGGCGTTTCGCGAATGGGAAGATGTCACCTCAGTCGATGCGGATCCGACCCAGAAAATGAACGACGAGGGTTTTTTTGCGAACGGTACCGCTGATATCACACGAGAGGCAGACGAGCGCGCGGATTCGGTGAAATACGGACGCGGGCGTTTTAGTAGACAAAGCGCTGGAGTGCGTGAGGGTAACAGCATTAATATTGATCACGGAGAAGCTTTAGGTTTGCGGCATGGGGGCGAGCGTCGCTGTTTTATGAGCGCTATGACACGGAGGGACGAACGCAGAGCGAGCGCGAGACTGCCGCCGGTGCGCACCGGGAGAACCCAGCGAGGACAGGCTCCGCGCGCCGAGACCGAGGGCGCGATGATGACAGCCGCTGCAAGGTGTGGCCACGAGCCCGCTTTCATTAAGCGCCGGGGATGCAGTTTCACCCGAGCCTCCAAGAGGGTGTGCTTTTCTGGAATAAGCTCGGTGAGATACTGCGGCAGCTCGGATGCCAAGACCCGCGTTGGTTACAATGGTGACGCTCACGTGAAGGGCTCCGCGGGCACTACCGACGCTTTCAAATCTGGGCGTCAGGTGGACACCCCAGAAAACAGACGGGGGTCATTACGTCGTGTCCAGTGCGAGAAGGACAAAATTCATTTCACACCGTGTTTACCAGATGCAGGTGGACACAGCACAGAAAACACAAAGTTGCCCACATGCAGAACGTCCAAAGGGCGTGTAAGACTGTACAGGGTGCGCTCATTTCTTGCCAGCTCTGCCAACCACCACAACAACAACGGGGTCAGTGGAAATGGTGGCCCTCATGTATGTATTAACAATAACCCTTCACCGCACCCTCCGCTCCAAGCCCCTGTGCCTGAAAATGACCAAGAGCAGTCACGACAATGTGGACCCGTAAAAAGTCCTCTGTGCCCCTTTGCCATCACCTCTTCTCATAGTGAAATCACTCAGATAGAGGACGGGCCTCCTAATGGAGAAGAAAGCCCCTTTGACCAGAATACCACTTCAACCCAGGTTACAGGTTTAAGCTTAAATACAGAGGCCCCTTTGGGGACAGAGGGCCCCAGCACAGAGCAGATAGAGACAGTGAAGGATGAAGCCAAAAGGCGACAGGCAGAGCTGGAAGTCCGCACGGATGACCTTTTAAGGCGTCTGCAGGCTGTACAGGTGAAACAAGTTGAGAGACATGTTACCCAGCAGTTGTGTGGCCTGTACAACAGCCCAGGGTTGAACTGCACCAGGAGGCCTACCGCCTTGTCTCGTAACTCAGCAGAGCTGAGCAGATTGGCACGCAGCTGCAGCGAGATTCTCCGGACCGCAGAAAGCGCCCTGGACTCGGACCACACGGCTAGCAGCTCTGGAGGTGACAGTGACAGCGAGGAAGATGATGCATTAGAGAGAGGAGGTCGTCACCTGGGACCGCTCCCAACAAAATCAAT TGTTCGTGGTAAAGAATGGCAGTGGGTGGAGAGTAGGGCGTGGCTTGGCAGCAGATGGGTGTGGCTACAGACTCAAGTGTCAGAGCTGGAATATCGAATCCGAGCGCTGACAGAACTTTACACACATCTCCGACAGGGAAAG ttgcGGTCTTCGTACTCTCAACCTGAAACACCACTCAGAGCATCCAATCCCTCCCCCACATCAAACAATTGCAA GTTGTCCTCTGTTGGTGATCCTAAGAAGTTGAATACAGAAGACACCTGCAACCCGCAAACTGTGCCAAGTCCACCTTCATCAGCTGCACGGGTTCGACCGTTGCTCCGGCAACGGCGTCACAAACTCATTCGCCTGGAAGATTGCACTGCGCTGAGGTCAAAG GCTGTTTCGTTACCATGCTCATGCGAGCCTccagctgtgtgtgtgcgttgtgCCGGTGCACCTCCTTGCGCCCCCTCAGAAAAGGAGAAGGGTGTGTGCATGCGTCCAGCTTGGCTCGATATGTCCGTTCACCCTGTCCTTTCCATGTCATCAG ATTCACCCATTGCACTTCATTGTGGAAAACACCCGCTGGTCGGGCATCAGTCTTATAATTCAGTGCCGTGGACGAACGCGTCAACTGCGTCCTCTTGGCTGGGCAGGCGGGGCCAGGGACGAGTTGGTAGAGTGAGGAGGAGATTTTGTCCCCGTCCACCCAACGCACTGCCTCCTTTATATAACACACCTG GTGGCTCCAGTTGCAGAAGCCAGAGAGGTGTGTTTGGCCCAAACTGTCTTCCTCAGCGAGCCATAGACTTACCCACCCTGCCATCAATACCCCCAGCGACAGACACACCTGCCCAG CCTTTAAGGAGGAGAAGAACAGAAAGCTCATTCGACATAGACAACCTGGTGATGCCTCTGGGCCTGGCTGGACTAGGAGCACGAGTGCAAAGATTACAATACAAAGAGATCATCACCCCAAG CTGGAGAGAGCTGGACTCTCTCGTAGGGGTCTCCAAGAACCAGGAGGAGCCACAAGCTGAGTCATTCAATAACACAAACCACCAGCCCAGTGGGGATGAACTGGAAAATGAGGAAGAG GTGGAAGATCTCTCAGATGCTGTGTTTCTGAGTCGCCATGCTGTGTGTGAAAGCAGAGAGAGAAGTCGGTGGGGGAGTTGGGCCCGCAGGCGTCGCCGGGGCAG atcTTCTTCCTCCTATCATGGGGACGGAAAGAACTCCAGGGGATTGGATCAGACACCTGGCTCTCCAGATTCCAGGCAGAGTCATTTTACAGAAGACGACGTGTCACCATGCAGCCCCTTCTGTACTGGAGCAGAGGATCCCTTCAGCCAGGCTGAGGATGAAcagcag GCTGTGCTGCCATGGGAACGCCGGTTGTTCCCGATACAAGAATCAGAACTTCAGTGGCTGCAGGAAGAGGAAGAGCCTGACGAGGACCCATGCACAACCAGTGGCCGCAGCCAAAGCACGGACTCAGGCATCTCTATGGGCAGCCTGGAGCTCTCCCCGAGGACCCCTCAGCCCTCTCAGCAGCACTCAGGCACCGATCAAACAACCCCACACACACTGTCCTACAAACCAGCCAGCCCAACGACAGTCTCTACAGCTCAGGATTCTCACACACGTACTCTTTCCTTGTACTCGTCGTag
- the aste1b gene encoding single-strand DNA endonuclease ASTE1, translated as MGVHGLTSYVEGNHQFFTDMRLRDCRLVIDGCSLYFRLYFNSGLDQAKGGDYDMFARLVQQFFATLAECGVQPFVVLDGGMDHKDKKFKTLQERTLSKIREAHSLSRGSNGSVLPLLSRVVFIQVLSQLGVPLVQCICEADLEIASLAKQWGCPVLSNDSDFYIFDLRGGYLPFAFFQWNNVCGKATERYIPARQYTVNRFCTHFNHMNKQLLPLFAMVTGNDYTPAKITETFFSRVELERVPGGRKSGRSSRLEGFLLWLSQFTSPVAALEEVLEILGGQRKAHLRTQLSEGIQDYQLSRTSGLANYFSSHPQSALPDTQGLPAVLTSQPEWFLRAYASGKLPSLVLDVLVLQKVLLVAQVENSQQPSSHLTSLSIRKTIYGLLLENSRPDNQRQQTVSQRGGGGRGGGDLNRQSRGKGAQQHDIQCVEEFDRQDLNLKKNTVEAQLPSVPQLNLPTLDKVPVQVRLQALLGTLGTMDHVLQPVPPHLCLPVCVMFFWMNNSKPKPSFPLVQAMLLGLVYGELCWRSVHPDDPMYCSKTAASVCHRLSQLRVRPGERRGLDLVVAHSLSQWQSCMMAGLYLNQLLCFPLHEPQLAWVFSGTLVHGLQAAMKGGQQPESLLAEDHFALQLYSILLQALMGPAVSATASRSRGGAQRQTQQRGKEHGGRGWANEGRGGASGGRRRCRWREREGQWAKRAGKQRQRREVFRQWF; from the exons ATGGGGGTTCATGGTCTTACAAGTTATGTGGAAGGAAATCATCAGTTCTTCACAGATATGAGGCTAAGAGATTGCCGTCTTGTGATTGATGGATGTAGCCTGTATTTTCGATTGTATTTTAACTCTGGATTGGATCAAGCGAAGGGTGGAGACTACGACATGTTTGCTAGGTTGGTTCAGCAGTTTTTTGCAACACTTGCAGAATGCGGTGTGCAACCATTCGTAGTGTTGGATGGAGGAATGGACCACAAGGACAAGAAGTTCAAGACCCTGCAGGAGAGAACTCTAAGCAAGATCCGAGAAGCCCACTCTCTTTCCCGGGGATCCAATGGCTCTGTTCTTCCTCTGCTATCACGTGTTGTGTTCATACAAGTTCTTTCTCAACTTGGTGTGCCATTGGTGCAGTGCATTTGCGAGGCTGACCTCGAGATAGCCTCTCTTGCCAAACAATGGGGATGCCCGGTTCTGAGCAACGACAGCGACTTCTACATCTTTGACTTGCGTGGTGGCTACCTCCCATTTGCATTCTTTCAGTGgaacaatgtttgtggtaagGCCACCGAGCGCTACATTCCTGCCAGGCAGTACACCGTGAACCGATTCTGCACGCATTTCAACCATATGAACAAGCAGCTTCTGCCTCTTTTTGCCATGGTCACTGGGAACGACTACACACCTGCTAAAATAACGGAGACGTTTTTCAGTCGCGTGGAACTTGAAAGGGTACCAGGCGGTCGAAAGTCTGGACGTAGTTCTCGACTCGAAGGTTTTTTACTCTGGCTGTCTCAATTCACAAGCCCTGTAGCTGCATTGGAGGAAGTACTGGAGATCTTGGGTGGACAACGGAAAGCACACTTACGTACGCAGCTCTCGGAAGGAATACAGGACTACCAGCTTTCCCGCACTAGCGGTTTGGCCAACTACTTCTCCTCACATCCCCAATCTGCACTGCCTGACACACAGGGGCTCCCAGCAGTACTGACGTCTCAACCTGAGTGGTTTTTAAGGGCATATGCATCAGGCAAGCTGCCCTCTTTGGTCTTGGATGTGCTCGTACTTCAGAAAGTCCTGCTGGTAGCGCAGGTGGAGAACAGTCAGCAGCCGAGCAGCCATTTGACGTCTTTGAGTATACGGAAAACCATATACGGCCTGCTGCTTGAAAACTCGAGACCTGACAATCAGAGGCAACAGACTGTCTCCcagagaggaggaggaggaagggGAGGAGGGGATCTAAACAGGCAATCTCGGGGGAAAGGAGCACAACAGCATGACATCCAATGTGTTGAAGAGTTTGACAGACAAGACCTCAATCTTAAGAAAAACACAGTGGAGGCTCAACTACCCAGTGTGCCGCAGCTGAATCTTCCAACTCTTGACAAG GTGCCTGTCCAGGTGAGACTTCAGGCATTGTTGGGAACACTTGGTACGATGGACCATGTTTTGCAGCCAGTACCCCCTCACCTATGCCTTCCAGTGTGTGTGATGTTTTTCTGGATGAACAACTCAAAACCGAAGCCAAGTTTCCCATTGGTGCAGGCCATGTTATTGGGATTGGTGTATGGGGAACTCTGCTGGAGAAGTGTTCATCCTGATG ACCCTATGTACTGCAGCAAAACTGCTGCTTCTGTTTGTCATCGATTATCTCAGCTGAGGGTTAGACCAGGAGAAAGGAGGGGCCTAGATCTGGTTGTAGCCCATTCACTCAGCCAATGGCAATCCTGTATGATGGCGGGGCTTTACCTGAACCAGTTATTGTGTTTCCCACTACATGAGCCTCAGTTAGCCTG GGTCTTTAGTGGTACTCTGGTGCATGGCCTTCAGGCTGCAATGAAAGGGGGTCAGCAGCCCGAATCTCTACTTGCAGAGGACCATTTTGCTTTACAGCTTTACTCCATACTGCTGCAGGCATTAATGGGTCCTGCAGTTTCAGCAACAGCAAGCAGAAGTAGAGGAGGGGCACAAAGGCAAACACAGCAAAGAGGGAAAGAACATGGAGGGAGGGGTTGGGCCAATGAAGGGAGAGGAGGTGCCAGTGGAGGGAGGAGGAGGTGCCGGTGGAGGGAGAGGGAGGGGCAATGGGCAAAGAGGGCGGGGAAACAGAGGCAGAGGAGGGAAGTCTTCAGACAGTGGTTTTGA
- the LOC129454855 gene encoding uncharacterized protein, with protein sequence MAMSRAGIQLHFLLCSVSAYISAYNLDNIIPIPTDPTTFLALKRFDPCCLLTPPPPPLFPPPPNIFNRAPVFPGPVHKVDEKKEDEEEVKECCVVGSPGPPGPIGPQGQGGIPGMQGPKGDKGDIGRPGSKGRTGRPGLPGKPGAAGLPGPEGAKGEKGDPGLMGLPGMRGPVGPKGWPGNKGEKGARGDRGPAGPKGDKGANGLPGMLGQKGEMGPMGELGVTGKRGPTGRPGKRGKQGPEGEKGSLGPVGPIGPPGLRGYPGPPGMPASGLFVVGEKGEKGLPGPPGYCDCSSQSAALQHRSKYDKVPAIFVVSSEEELKGLETDNALAFRKDQRSLYFKDENGWEPIQLMALQATERMMGENGVCGDGVVQEVSGEECDDGNKFVTDDCVGCKKAYCGDGYRNEGVEECDGKDFGYQTCKSYLPGTFGQLRCTDSCFIDSTGCKYRT encoded by the exons ATGGCCATGAGCAGGGCTGGAATACAACTGCATTTTCTGCTGTGCTCCGTGTCCGCGTACATTTCAGCCTACAATCTGGATAATATTATTCCTATTCCTACAG ACCCGACCACATTTTTGGCCTTAAAAAGATTTGACCCATGCTGCCTATTGACTCCGCCTCCCCCACCTTTGTTCCCGCCTCCTCCCAATATCTTTAATAGAGCACCT GTGTTTCCTGGTCCTGTGCACAAGGTTGATGAGAAAAAGGAGGATGAGGAGGAGGTGAAAGAATGCTGTGTTGTGGGATCACCGGGGCCTCCTGGACCCATTGGACCACAG GGTCAAGGTGGCATTCCGGGAATGCAAGGACCTAAAGGAGATAAG GGTGACATAGGACGACCAGGGTCAAAG GGTCGTACTGGACGTCCAGGTCTTCCTGGGAAACCAGGTGCTGCAGGGTTGCCAGGCCCAGAGGGAGCTAAG GGAGAGAAAGGAGACCCAGGACTAATGGGACTGCCAGGTATGAGAGGACCAGTCGGACCTAAA GGTTGGCCAGGTAACAAGGGTGAGAAG GGGGCACGAGGAGATCGTGGACCTGCAGGTCCAAAAGGTGACAAG GGAGCAAATGGACTCCCGGGAATGCTGGGACAGAAG GGTGAAATGGGACCCATGGGTGAGCTTGGTGTAACAGGGAAACGTGGCCCTACGGGACGACCAGGCAAGAGGGGTAAACAG GGTCCTGAAGGAGAGAAAGGTTCTTTAGGCCCAGTGGGACCTATTGGTCCACCTGGACTCAGGGGCTACCCTGGACCTCCTGGAATGCCTGCATCAG GACTCTTTGTTGTTGGAGAAAAGGGTGAGAAGGGGTTGCCAGGTCCTCCCGGTTACTGTGACTGTAGTTCACAAAGTGCAGCATTACAACACCGTAGCAAATATGACAAAGTTCCAGCA ATATTTGTTGTGAGCAGTGAGGAAGAGCTAAAAGGTCTCGAGACGGACAATGCACTTGCCTTCAGGAAGGACCAGAGGTCTCTTTACTTTAAAGATGAAAACGGTTGGGAGCCCATTCAG CTGATGGCACTCCAGGCGACGGAGAGGATGATGGGAGAGAATGGCGTGTGCGGGGATGGAGTAGTGCAGGAAGTCAGTGGGGAGGAATGCGATGATGGAAACAAGTTTGTTACGGATGATTGCGTGG GCTGTAAAAAGGCATACTGTGGTGATGGATATCGTAATGAGGGTGTGGAGGAGTGTGACGGGAAGGACTTTGGCTACCAGACCTGCAAATCGTATCTGCCAGG CACCTTTGGGCAGCTCAGGTGCACTGACTCCTGTTTCATCGACTCCACTGGCTGTAAATACAGGACCTGA